The Macadamia integrifolia cultivar HAES 741 chromosome 3, SCU_Mint_v3, whole genome shotgun sequence genome segment TTACTTGGAGCAGGGATGTTGGCGTGATCGAATGCCAGGGTTTGGGTATGCACATTTTCAGAAGGCGGAGGAACAGGCTGTTTGTGTCGGTGTTTGGTCGAGGTCGACATCAGCTCAGCTGGTGTTGTGGTTGAGGTCGATCGGAGCAGTAGAAGTTGATCAGTGTTCAGGGTAGCAGGATGGAGTGATGAGTTAAAAAGGAAATGGAGGAAGAGGAATTGTTATGTCAgtgtgaaagagagaaaaggtgtTGGGTGTTTTGTAGTGAAGAGGATTTTGTAAATTCCAACAAAGGGTAGGATGGGACAAGATGAGAGAGGTAGGGGGTAGAGGTAAGAGGGTCAATGCACCCAAGATAGAACTTAAACAATTAGTCTTCAGAAAACAGAGGAGCATCGGTGGGAGGGCCTTCGCCGCCGTCAAGACCAGGTAATGGGGAAGGAACGCCGGAGAATGGGGAGGGGGCCTAGACCGGAAAGAGAAATGGAGGTAGGGAAGGGTGTTGAAACAGATTTAGGTAGCAGCGAGGGTGTTCGCCATCAGGTTCCCTTCAGCTCCCTTGCTTGTCAAACGACCTAagcatagaaaaataaaaattacaccacgtggacatctttttttttttttttttaaagtgaaaAAATGACCTTTTGAACAGTATCGGCTCGATATGGCTCATACATATGAGTATCAGTATCGACGGCAATTGATACCATAAACTACgggcctgtttgataatgtttctgtcttttttgtttcaagaaacgatcgaaacataaatttccgcttttagaaacagaaacgaaattgaaggtgtttgataagtcatgtttttagaagtcgatggtaatcagtgaaagaattgccacaagtcgtttccagaaacggcgaaacaagtggcctaggtcgtttcttgaaccataaataagtaaaaatttctatttctatttctaaaaataagtgaaacgaaacagttttatcaaacgctttttgctccatttctgttgtttctgaaaacagaaacgacagaaacgcgtttcttgaaacgttatcaaacgggccctacaTCTATGCTCGTGGCACCAGTACAGTGCCCTTTTTTATGCTTGCAGCAATCCTAGGGGATCCAAAGAAGTCATTGTAAGCACCTATGTCAACTCCTCTCTCAcaatagaaaattttcattgattCAATTCTGATTTGAAGTTTCTTTCTTGGTACATTTCCCAGCTGAGTTTTAAGTATCATCTCAGATATAAAAGTTCCAATGCTTagagagaaggagaaataaGCCTTCCTAGATCAACAACATGATATCAATTTTCCTTCTACATCCCTCAAATATCATAGAAACACACATGGGGCCTTCATGCTTCAGGTCAATTTTTTAGATGTATTTCTCTTGGTCAGTTTGTTCTTCACCATCCTTGCTATCTTGTAGAACCAGAAAGCACTCACTAATTGCAATCCGAGCCCCATCGCCTATAACCAAAACACAAGACACAACCAGTTAAAGGAAACAATATAACATCTGTTTTTTcaacattaaaaagaaaaaaaaaagggtcatggGCAGGGTTTAAAACCAGGATTCAGGATTCGGATCAGGGTAACCCTAGTTTCAGTACAGGATTGCGCCGATCCGGATTGGCTGAGATAGGTTTTAGTGATTGATTAAAAACAAATAAGAAGTATGAGTAGTGCAGATTAACATCTCACCTTTATGAGTAGTGGGTTGTTAGCAGTTAGAGTCACATAAGTGAGGTAAGGTCCGCCTACCATTCTTGCAAATGTGAAGATTACTGCAAACAAAATCTACATATAATCAAAATTAGTGTAGCCTAATCAAGAAATCAGATAATATAAACTATAAGTGAAACGCATAGAAAACAGAAGACacttagggttttaagaaatggaACTAACATCAGCAGCTAAATTAAGGTCAGTATCTCTGTAACCAATTTCTTTGAGAAGTTCCCTCATGTGGAGAAAAGGGCTGGAGATCTCTGTAATCCACAGTGCTGCAACCATCTCTGATCCACACTATTTGGATAACAAAACAATATTATAATATGCAATTGTACATGTAAAGATAGTCTTCTCAAAGGCAAAAACTATACAATTCATAAAATGTTAATGGCTTATAACATAAAATGTTAAAGGCTTATAACATAAAATGTCAAAGGACTACTGTGGATATAGagactttttttatttaatctaaGTAATCTTCCTCATGGCAGCTTTAGTTCACATTTTGAAACTTATTGGAGGATCAACTGATTGAATGCTTGAGGTTACAGAATCCTTTATAATATTTTGAGCATCAAAAAGCATTTTCAAGATTGCAAATGAATTAACCAGGAGAGAATAGAGTACTCACCCTTTTATAGGCAAGGCCAGCCCCAAGTCCAAGAATGCTAACCAGATGATGAACTGTATTATCTATGTTCACATGGTCATCAAACAAGCAACATGTGAGATCATAAATGAGGTAACCAAGAGTAACAGCCAAAGTCTTCATCTGCAAGAGCCAACAATAAGATCAAAGTTCATCCCCTGAAATTCTTTCACAGTATCAATCAAAGTATCAAGTTTTGGAGAGAGATACCTGTGAAGGAGAAGACATAGAAGCCAAAGGACAAACTGG includes the following:
- the LOC122073471 gene encoding TLC domain-containing protein 5-like, whose translation is MEDYILNLLVWALISWTTAFILIRKIFPKRSFSFCNRIVSTVHASLAVTLCSLSVEDWRCPVCPLASMSSPSQMKTLAVTLGYLIYDLTCCLFDDHVNIDNTVHHLVSILGLGAGLAYKRCGSEMVAALWITEISSPFLHMRELLKEIGYRDTDLNLAADILFAVIFTFARMVGGPYLTYVTLTANNPLLIKAMGLGLQLVSAFWFYKIARMVKNKLTKRNTSKKLT